A window of Gasterosteus aculeatus chromosome 9, fGasAcu3.hap1.1, whole genome shotgun sequence contains these coding sequences:
- the znf330 gene encoding zinc finger protein 330, which produces MPKKKTGARKKAESRKEREKQTRANRDVIDVAKHPCNFNMDCDKCQRKQKNRAFCYFCNSVQKLPVCAQCGKTKCMKSSDCVIKHPGIHATGMAMVGAVCDFCEAWVCHGRKCVSTHSCVCPLTDADCIECNRAVWDHGGRIFRCSFCHNFLCEDDQFEHQASCQVLQAETYKCISCNRLGQHSCLRCKACYCDDHAKSKVFKQEKGKAPPCPKCGHETQETKDLSMSTRTLKFGRQAGADDDDDDDDGASGYDAYWKNLASGGGQRDNYDDEDDDDDDDEDDEDDGEEEEEDEDEDEEEDKAAGSVAALKLDGAA; this is translated from the exons ATGCCCAAAAAGAAAACCGGCGCCCGGAAAAAGGCGGAGAGCCGCAAAGAGCGAGAGAAGCAGACCAGAGCCAATCGCGATGTCATCGATGTGGCTAAACACCCGTGCAACTTTAACATG GACTGTGACAAATGTCAGAG AAAGCAGAAGAATAGAGCGTTCTGCTACTTCTGCAACTCGGTGCAGAAGCTGCCTGTCTGCGCTCAGTGTG GCAAAACCAAGTGCATGAAGTCATCAGATTGTGTCATCAAACATCCTGGGATCCACGCCACTGGAATGGCCATGGTG GGAGCAGTGTGTGACTTCTGTGAGGCCTGGGTTTGCCACGGCAGGAAGTGTGTGAGCACTcactcctgtgtgtgtcctctgactGACGCGGACTGCATAGAGTGTAACCGCGCCGTTTGGGATCATG GAGGCCGAATCTTCCGCTGTTCCTTTTGCCACAACTTCTTGTGTGAGGATGATCAATTCGAGCACCAAGCGAGCTGCCAGGTCCTGCAGGCGGAAACGTACAAGT GTATTTCTTGTAATCGACTGGGACAACACTCCTGCCTGCGCTGTAAG GCCTGTTACTGTGACGACCATGCCAAGAGTAAAGTGTTCAAACAGGAAAAAGGCAAAGCCCCACCCTGCCCGAAGTGTGGACACGAGACTCAGGAGACCAAAGACCTCAGCATGTCGA CTCGCACGCTGAAATTCGGCCGGCAGGCTGGTGccgacgacgatgacgacgacgacgacggggCGTCAGGCTACGACGCCTACTGGAAGAACCTGGCGTCCGGAGGCGGCCAGCGGGACAACTACGACGACGaggatgatgacgacgacgacgacgaggatgatgaagacgatggcgaggaggaggaggaagatgaggatgaggatgaagaagaggacaaaGCTGCAGGCTCTGTGGCTGCTCTTAAACTGGACGGGGCCGCCTGA
- the il15 gene encoding interleukin-15 precursor, with product MTDFMTVFPEILVKASQKGFQLRSTCHLFQESHKPQVWLCFLVLSLLSTSTCAAPGAAKLAHLQSCLGTEYLKKAIEKSDAMLYAPSANEPKENCKMMSLKCYILELRMVIVEEVGSENPKTHCVMDFNERLPDLDNGASAYPVDCPPCEAYSLKNITVFMERLNSLLQELNSMQT from the exons ATGACGGACTTCATGACGGTGTTCCCCGAGATCCTCGTTAAAGCCTCA cagaaaGGTTTCCAGTTGCGGTCGACCTGCCACCTGTTCCAAGAGAGTCACAAACCTCAGGTCTGGCTTTGTTTCTTAGTTCTGAG CCTCTTGAGTACATCTACGTGTGCTGCTCCCGGGGCTGCCAAATTAGCACATCTGCAGAGTTGCTTGGGAACAGAATATCTGAAAAAAGCCATTGAG AAATCAGATGCTATGCTATATGCTCCGTCAGCTAATGAG cCCAAGGAAAACTGTAAAATGATGTCGctcaaatgttacattttggaGTTGAGGATGGTCATCGTCGAAGAAGTAGGATCCGAAAATCCGAAAACACACTGTGTCATGGACTTTAACGAACGACTGCCTGACCTTGACAACGGGGCTTCGGCGTATCCT GTTGACTGTCCACCATGTGAAGCCTACTCACTTAAGAATATTACAGTATTCATGGAAAGACTCAATAGCCTTTTGCAAGAATTGAACAGCATGCAAACATAA
- the il15 gene encoding interleukin-15 isoform X1, with protein MTDFMTVFPEILVKASQPGYLPSKGFQLRSTCHLFQESHKPQVWLCFLVLSLLSTSTCAAPGAAKLAHLQSCLGTEYLKKAIEKSDAMLYAPSANEVKENCKMMSLKCYILELRMVIVEEVGSENPKTHCVMDFNERLPDLDNGASAYPVDCPPCEAYSLKNITVFMERLNSLLQELNSMQT; from the exons ATGACGGACTTCATGACGGTGTTCCCCGAGATCCTCGTTAAAGCCTCACAGCCGGGATACCTGCCCTCG aaaGGTTTCCAGTTGCGGTCGACCTGCCACCTGTTCCAAGAGAGTCACAAACCTCAGGTCTGGCTTTGTTTCTTAGTTCTGAG CCTCTTGAGTACATCTACGTGTGCTGCTCCCGGGGCTGCCAAATTAGCACATCTGCAGAGTTGCTTGGGAACAGAATATCTGAAAAAAGCCATTGAG AAATCAGATGCTATGCTATATGCTCCGTCAGCTAATGAGGTGAAA GAAAACTGTAAAATGATGTCGctcaaatgttacattttggaGTTGAGGATGGTCATCGTCGAAGAAGTAGGATCCGAAAATCCGAAAACACACTGTGTCATGGACTTTAACGAACGACTGCCTGACCTTGACAACGGGGCTTCGGCGTATCCT GTTGACTGTCCACCATGTGAAGCCTACTCACTTAAGAATATTACAGTATTCATGGAAAGACTCAATAGCCTTTTGCAAGAATTGAACAGCATGCAAACATAA